A window of Vigna unguiculata cultivar IT97K-499-35 chromosome 4, ASM411807v1, whole genome shotgun sequence contains these coding sequences:
- the LOC114180602 gene encoding uncharacterized protein LOC114180602, whose protein sequence is MEVAGRKFKVNLICLPMEGLNVILGIDLLSSNHIVIDCACRSVVFPETVELELISAQKAMKEVEAGATCFMIVAQREKKSTTKQIRSILVVDEYADVFPDEIPKLPLSRDVDFTIDLILGAGLMSMALYRMTLAELAKLKKQIEDLFEKKFI, encoded by the coding sequence ATGGAAGTGGCAGGCCGCAAgttcaaggtgaatctcatCTGCTTGCCAATGGAGGGTCTGAACGTGATTTTGGGGATTGACTTGCTGTCGAGCAACCATATTGTTATCGATTGCGCATGTCGTAGTGTGGTATTCCCAGAGACAGTAGAACTAGAGTTGATCTCAGCTCAAAAGGCGATGAAGGAGGTAGAAGCTGGAGCTACTTGTTTCATGATTGTCgctcaaagagagaaaaagagtaCAACTAAGCAGATTAGAAGCATACTAGTGGTGGATGAGTATGCAGATGTTTTTCCAGACGAAATACCAAAACTACCGCTCagcagggatgtggatttcactaTTGATCTCATCCTTGGAGCTGGTCTAATGTCCATGGCACTGTATCGGATGACACTAGCAGAATTGGCTAAATTGAAGAAGCAAATAGAAGACCTGtttgagaagaagttcatctAA
- the LOC114180603 gene encoding uncharacterized protein LOC114180603 — protein MEHEIAQKNKDNRKKQTVPHTGGSKSIAQNKDEMEQELGRKVSRGEVWIATHKHANGEFVNDRAREIGEKIKAYETNTSSLSEDISIEGSLARVLGSKEHCGRVRGMGLGPCPSQVFGYNRNFHFRTSSSCPSYSELQNQVTAIKSQLDEQNKRNEERDKRLDAIMNFFSQNYQGQLPPGLTMFNPAPVSDQGSVPTNTTSSAHKENHI, from the exons ATGGAACAC GAAATTGCTCAAAAAAATAAGGATAATAGAAAGAAGCAAACAGTTCCTCACACAGGTGGATCGAAGAGCATTGCACAGAACAAGGATGAGATG GAGCAAGAGCTTGGTCGCAAAGTTAGTAGGGGAGAAGTTTGGATAGCAACACATAAACATGCTAATGGGGAATTTGTGAATGATAGAGCAAGAGAGATTGGA GAAAAAATTAAAGCATATGAGACAAATACATCTTCCCTTTCAGAAGATATATCAATTGAAGGTTCACTAGCTCGTGTTTTGGGAAGTAAAGAACATTGTGGTCGTGTCCGAGGAATGGGATTGGGACCTTGCCCTTCTCAAGTGTTTGGATATAATAGGAATTTTCATTTTAGGACATCCTCATCTTGTCCTTCTTATTCGGAATTGCAAAATCAG GTCACTGCAATAAAGTCACAATTGGATGAACAAAATAAACGAAATGAAGAACGTGACAAAAGACTTGATGCAATCATGAActtcttttctcaaaattatcaaGGTCAATTGCCTCCTGGGTTGACTATGTTCAATCCTGCACCG GTTTCTGATCAAGGAAGTGTGCCAACTAATACAACAAGTTCTGCACATAAGGAAAATCATATCTGA